The following proteins are co-located in the Pyricularia oryzae 70-15 chromosome 1, whole genome shotgun sequence genome:
- a CDS encoding arginine N-methyltransferase 2: protein MATAAPPTAPAATAPPQAQPRISPSCPEETAAILRAAAAHDAPLLKKLLDEPGKASVQDPETRETPLHAAVRAAAGTAADDTATMDLARKTLTELFWSGAIWNDVDDKDETPGCVALREGLDDLYAMCRDAGVRAEMLFGLMDGYEALSSGDSEMEQEEAVEVVDLDIENGEEAPELVDVDALKAAVVADAPTEKHTVESEAYLASKLTYNAGALVDDAGNGVMMAWETDIMRRSVDALLPELPAGKRILNVGFGMGIIDSMFAETKPSRHHIIEAHPAVIQHAKTAPDSKFGAAWEESGPEPGAFKMHQGRWQDVCRELLEAGEVYDAIYFDTFGEDYSQLRMFFTEFIPGLLDSEGRFGFFNGLGADRRICYDVYINVSEMHLAEAGLDVDWTDVPVDMDRMAEAGKGEWEGVKRRYWTLDNYRLPVCTFLG, encoded by the exons ATGGCCACCGCCGCACCCCCAACGGCGCCGGCCGCCACCGCACCACCCCAAGCCCAGCCGCGCATATCACCATCCTGCCCCGAGGAGACGGCCGCGATCCTCCGCGCTGCAGCTGCCCACGATGCGCCCTTGCTCAAGAAGCTGCTAGATGAGCCCGGCAAGGCCAGCGTGCAGGACCCAGAGACGCGCGAGACCCCGCTGCACGCCGCCGTGCGGGCTGCCGCCGGCACTGCCGCCGACGACACTGCAACCATGGACCTGGCGCGCAAGACCCTAACGGAGCTGTTCTGGTCCGGTGCCATCTGGAACGACGTCGACGACAAGGACGAGACGCCCGGATGTGTGGCGCTGCGTGAGGGGCTGGACgacctgtacgccatgtgcCGCGACGCCGGCGTGCGCGCCGAGATGCTGTTTGGGCTGATGGACGGCTACGAGGCGCTCTCGAGCGGCGACAGCGAGATGGAGCAGGAGGAGGCAGTGGAGGTGGTGGACTTGGATATTGAGAATGGCGAAGAGGCGCCGGAGCTCGTCGACGTGGATGCCTTGAAGGCCGCGGTCGTCGCCGACGCCCCGACGGAGAAGCACACCGTCGAGAGCGAAGCCTACCTCGCGTCCAAACTGACCTACAACGCTGGCGCGCTGGTTGACGATGCCGGCAACGGCGTCATGATGGCTTGGGAGACGGATATCATGCGCCGCAGCGTCGATGCCCTGCTGCCTGAGCTGCCCGCTGGCAAACGGATCCTGAATGTCGGCTTCGGTATGGGAATCATCGACAGCATGTTTGCAGAAACAAAGCCGTCCCGGCACCACATCATAGAGGCACATCCCGCCGTGATCCAACATGCCAAGACCGCACCGGACTCAAAGTTCGGCGCGGCTTGGGAAGAGTCCGGGCCTGAACCGGGCGCCTTCAAGATGCATCAAGGCAGATGGCAAGACGTCTGCCGTGAACTCCTCGAGGCTGGAGAGGTATACGACGCAATCTACTTTGACACGTTCGGTGAGGACTACAGCCAGCTCCGCATGTTCTTTACCGAGTTTATACCAGGTCTGCTTGATTCCGAGGGTCGATTCGGTTTCTTCAATGGACTGGGAGCCGACAGGCGAATTTGCTACGATGTTTACATCAACGTTTCTGAGATGCATCTAGCTGAGGCAGGGCTCGATGTAGACTGGACCGACGTCCCTGTTGACATGGATCGAATGGCCGAGGCTGGCAAAGGAGAGTGGGAGGGTGTTAAGAGGAGGTACTGGACTCTTGACA ATTATCGCCTACCAGTGTGCACCTTTTTGGGCTGA
- a CDS encoding hexokinase → MVDAPKDLVKEIKDLEEMFTVDTAKLKQITNHFVGELERGLSVEGGDIPMNPTWVMSFPDGYETGTFLALDMGGTNLRVCEITLTDQKSEFDIIQSKYRMPEELKTGQSDELWDYIADCLLQFIETHHGDPKKIEKLPLGFTFSYPATQNYVDEGILQRWTKGFDIAGVEGKNVAPMLMKALSERDRNQGVPVKLVALINDTTGTLIASAYTDTQMRIGCIFGTGCNAAYMEECGSIPKLAHMNLPPETPMAINCEWGAFDNQHKVLPRTPYDVKIDEDSPRPGQQAFEKMIAGLYLGEIFRLILVDLHDNHEVRIFKNQDISKLRRAYTLDSSFLSAIEDDPWENLSETLDLFQDKLNLVPNRNELELIRRTAELIGTRAARLSACGVAAICKKKNYRSCHVGADGSVFNKYPNFKQRGAQALREILDWPAKEDPKEEDPIEILAAEDGSGVGAALIAALTLKRAKEGNFHGISNPENFK, encoded by the exons ATGGTGGACGCTCCGAAGGATCTCGTCAAGGAGATCAAGGACCTTGAGGAGATGTTCACTGTAGATACCGCCAAGCTCAAGCAAATCACCAATCACTTTGTCGGCGAGCTTGAGCGGGGGTTGAGTGTAGAAGGCGGGGACATT CCTATGAACCCTACGTGGGTCATGTCCTTCCCGGACGGCTACGAGACCGGGACATTTCTGGCCCTTGACATGGGTGGTACAAACCTGAGGGTCTGCGAAATCACGCTCACTGACCAGAAGTCGGAGTTTGACATTATCCAATCCAAATACCGGATGCCCGAAGAGCTCAAGACCGGCCAGTCCGATGAGCTTTGGGACTATATCGCCGACTGCCTGCTCCAGTTCATTGAGACTCACCATGGAGACCCAAAGAAGATTGAGAAGCTGCCTTTGGGCTTCACCTTCTCTTACCCTGCAACTCAGAACTACGTCGATGAGGGCATCCTGCAGCGATGGACTAAAGGCTTCGATATCGCCGGCGTCGAAGGAAAGAATGTCGCGCCAATGCTGATGAAGGCACTGTCTGAGAGG GACCGCAACCAGGGCGTGCCCGTCAAACTCGTGGCTCTGATCAACGACACCACTGGCACCCTCATTGCCTCGGCTTATACGGACACCCAAATGCGCATTGGCTGCATCTTTGGCACTGGTTGCAATGCTGCTTACATGGAGGAATGTGGTTCTATTCCCAAGCTGGCGCATATGAACCTGCCCCCAGAGACGCCCATGGCTATCAATTGTGAATGGGGTGCTTTCGACAACCAGCACAAGGTTCTTCCGAGGACCCCCTACGACGTGAAAATCGACGAGGACTCTCCCCGGCCTGGACAACAGGCGttcgagaagatgatcgccGGATTATACCTGGGAGAGATTTTCCGTCTTATTCTGGTTGACTTGCATGACAACCATGAGGTCCGCATCTTCAAGAACCAGGACATCTCCAAGTTGCGACGCGCCTACACCCTCGACTCGTCGTTCCTTTCAGCTATCGAGGA CGACCCCTGGGAGAACCTGTCCGAGACCTTGGACCTGTTCCAGGACAAGCTCAACTTGGTTCCTAACCGGAACGAGCTCGAACTCATCCGACGCACTGCGGAGCTGATCGGCACTCGAGCTGCCAGACTTTCAGCATGCGGTGTGGCCGCAATctgcaagaagaagaactaCCGCTCTTGCCATGTGGGCGCCGATGGATCTGTCTTCAACAAGTATCCCAACTTCAAGCAGCGGGGTGCCCAGGCCCTCAGGGAGATCCTCGACTGGCCTGCAAAGGAGGATCCCAAGGAGGAGGATCCTATTGAGATTCTTGCGGCTGAGGATGGCAGTGGTGTAGGTGCCGCGCTCATTGCTGCGTTGACGCTAAAGAGGGCCAAAGAGGGTAATTTCCACGGCATCAGCAACCCAGAGAACTTTAAGTGA